One Salvia splendens isolate huo1 chromosome 22, SspV2, whole genome shotgun sequence DNA segment encodes these proteins:
- the LOC121787825 gene encoding histidine-rich glycoprotein-like, with protein sequence MSNVYGLVLFLGLLAITNTPSLARELEGDVMWNIDSQIKRHHHHHAPSLHHEHEHTCPPSHQHHALSPHDDAPKYHGHAPAPAPHHAQSPKQQGHASASAPQHAHSPKGHGHAPTPAHSPKHQDHAPVPVPQHVHSPRQCDHAHSPKHYGHALAPAPQHAQSPKQQGHAPTPAHSPKGHSHAPTPSHSPKHQDHAPVPTPQHVHSPRHCDHAHSPKHHGHTPVPAPQHAQSPKQQGHAPVPAPQHAHSPKYHGHAPAPAPAPKHAHSPKQHGHAPALAPQHVHSPRHCGHAHSPKHHGHVPAPTPQQAHSPKYHGHAPAPTPQHVHSPRHCDHAHSPKHRGPAPEHAHSSKYHGHAPAPAPAPQHAHSPKQHDHDPNTAPQHAHSPTHCGHGHSSKYHGHASINASQHTHSPRHHGHDLTPPS encoded by the coding sequence atgtCAAATGTCTATGGTCTCGTGTTGTTTCTTGGGCTCTTGGCTATCACCAATACCCCTTCCCTCGCTCGTGAACTAGAAGGTGACGTGATGTGGAATATTGATTCACAAATTAAACGTCACCACCACCATCATGCTCCCTCTCTTCACCACGAACATGAGCATACTTGCCCTCCTTCCCACCAACACCACGCTCTATCTCCTCATGATGATGCTCCAAAATATCATGGTCATGCTCCTGCCCCTGCTCCCCATCACGCTCAGTCTCCAAAACAGCAGGGTCATGCTTCTGCCTCTGCTCCTCAACATGCTCATTCTCCAAAAGGTCATGGTCATGCTCCCACCCCTGCACATTCTCCAAAACATCAAGACCATGCTCCTGTCCCTGTGCCTCAGCATGTTCATTCTCCAAGACAGTGCGATCATGCTCATTCTCCAAAACATTATGGTCATGCTCTTGCCCCTGCTCCTCAACACGCTCAGTCTCCAAAACAGCAGGGTCATGCTCCTACCCCTGCTCATTCTCCAAAAGGCCATAGTCATGCTCCTACCCCTTCTCATTCTCCAAAACACCAAGATCATGCTCCTGTCCCTACTCCTCAGCATGTTCATTCTCCAAGACACTGTGATCACGCTCACTCTCCAAAACATCATGGTCATACTCCTGTCCCAGCTCCTCAACATGCTCAGTCTCCAAAACAGCAGGGTCATGCTCCTGTCCCTGCTCCTCAACATGCTCATTCACCAAAATATCATGGTCATGCTCCTGCCCCTGCTCCTGCTCCTAAACATGCTCATTCTCCAAAACAACATGGTCATGCTCCTGCCCTTGCTCCTCAGCATGTTCATTCTCCAAGACACTGTGGTCATGCTCATTCTCCAAAACATCATGGTCATGTTCCTGCCCCTACTCCTCAACAGGCTCATTCTCCAAAGTATCATGGTCATGCCCCTGCCCCTACTCCTCAACATGTTCATTCTCCAAGACACTGCGACCATGCTCATTCTCCAAAACATCGTGGCCCTGCTCCTGAACATGCTCATTCTTCAAAATACCATGGTCATGCTCCAGCTCCAGCTCCTGCTCCTCAACACGCTCATTCTCCAAAACAACATGATCATGATCCTAACACTGCTCCTCAACATGCTCATTCTCCAACACACTGTGGTCATGGTCATTCTTCAAAATATCATGGTCATGCTTCTATCAATGCTTCTCAACATACTCATTCTCCAAGGCACCATGGTCATGATCTTACTCCTCCTTCTTAA
- the LOC121787826 gene encoding glutathione S-transferase T3-like, whose protein sequence is MAVVATASGEGSGTGGSGGSGSGSNRGKLYTKDESVAVAKAWDAITSDPVVGNDQHEGSFWRRVTDAYEELKPEGAESRDPEQIRKKWSRILRATKRFASIYENNLRHAESGRSAADVKVLSEGQFHTEGWPKFQSWEEYLVLADCPKFRSIVALETGGAPGPKRTRGN, encoded by the exons ATGGCGGTGGTCGCAACGGCGAGTGGCGAGGGCAGTGGCACTGGCGGTAGCGGTGGATCTGGTTCTGGGTCCAACAGGGGGAAGCTATACACCAAGGACGAGAGCGTTGCCGTGGCGAAGGCTTGGGATGCAATCACTTCGGACCCAGTGGTTGGCAACGATCAGCacgaggggagcttttggaggcgcgtaACTGATGCATACGAGGAGCTCAAACCCGAAGGCGCCGAGAGTCGCGACCCCGAACAGATACGGAAAAAGTGGAGTAGGATTCTCCGGGCTACCAAGCGGTTCGCGTcgatatacgagaacaaccttcgtcacgctgagagtggccgcAGCGCAGCTGATGTTAAGGTCCTGTCTGAGGGCCAATTCCACAcggagggctggccgaagttccagtcgtgggaggagtatcttgttcTCGCGGATTGCCCGAAATTCCGGTCGATCGTGGCGCTCGAGACAGGAGGAGCGCCTGGGCCAAAGCGCACAAG gggaaactga
- the LOC121786111 gene encoding uncharacterized protein LOC121786111 — protein sequence MAAVLLIGPPEIYQQPPKFASASTATAPTTTGDAFIDLMIADFNKTATITSPLRVVTENNSPTLLSSGNPCLDFFFHVVPDTPPESLTNRLKLAWDHDPLKALKLVCNLRGVKGTGKSDRESFFTAALWLHQQHPKTLAGNAAAFADFGYFKDLLEILFRLLEGAEARKSAKQIGELWNSRMRTGKGKRRRGERLSKLMEAFHGGINSTPEERRIERARRVVERFNHDADFRFLHNCISDLFAQRLRLDMEMLKSGELNKISLAAKWCPSLDSSFDKITLLCETIAKKVFPVAEFPEYEGVEEAYYAYRVRDRLRKEVLVPLKKALQLPEVYIGANDWGSLPYNRVASVAMKNYKTHFSNHDEERFGEYLEKVKSGKATIAAGALLPHKIIESLNDEEDGEVAELQWRRMVDDMSKIGKLSNCLAISDVSMSMEGIPMKVSVALGILVSELSEEPWKGKIITFSETPELHIMEGESLKSKTEFIERMDWGLNTDFQKVFDVILEVAVKGKLKAEEMIKRLFVFSDMEFDEASANPWETDYEAIVRKFKEKGYGECVPEIVFWNLRDSRATPVPGNREGVALVSGYSKNLMKIFLEEGGIMDPVKVMDAAIAGKKYEKLVVLD from the coding sequence ATGGCTGCCGTTCTTCTCATCGGACCACCGGAGATCTATCAACAACCACCCAAAttcgcctccgcctccaccgccaccgcccCTACCACCACGGGCGATGCATTCATCGACCTTATGATCGCGGATTTTAACAAAACAGCAACAATTACATCCCCGTTGAGAGTGGTGACGGAAAACAACTCTCCGACGCTTCTATCGTCGGGAAACCCCTGTTTGGATTTCTTCTTCCACGTCGTCCCTGACACGCCGCCGGAGTCCCTCACCAATCGATTGAAGCTCGCGTGGGATCACGATCCGCTCAAGGCTCTGAAACTCGTCTGCAATCTCCGCGGAGTGAAAGGCACCGGCAAATCCGATAGAGAGAGCTTCTTCACCGCCGCGCTGTGGCTGCACCAGCAACACCCCAAAACACTAGCTGGAAACGCCGCCGCCTTCGCCGATTTCGGCTATTTCAAGGATTTGCTCGAGATCCTCTTCCGTCTCCTCGAAGGAGCCGAGGCGCGAAAATCGGCCAAACAGATTGGAGAGCTCTGGAATTCTCGGATGCGTACGGGGAAGGGGAAGAGGAGAAGAGGCGAGCGGTTGTCAAAATTGATGGAGGCGTTTCACGGCGGGATTAATTCGACGCCTGAAGAGAGGAGGATTGAGAGAGCGAGGAGAGTGGTGGAGAGATTCAATCACGATGCTGATTTCCGATTCCTCCACAATTGCATTTCCGATCTCTTCGCGCAGCGGTTGAGATTGGATATGGAGATGTTGAAATCAGGGGAATTGAACAAAATCAGCCTCGCCGCGAAATGGTGCCCCTCTCTCGATTCGTCGTTCGATAAAATCACGCTGCTGTGTGAAACCATAGCGAAGAAGGTGTTTCCGGTGGCGGAGTTTCCGGAGTATGAAGGCGTGGAGGAGGCATATTACGCGTATCGGGTGAGGGATCGGCTGAGGAAGGAGGTGCTCGTGCCGCTGAAGAAGGCATTGCAGCTGCCGGAGGTTTACATCGGCGCCAACGATTGGGGATCTCTGCCCTACAACAGAGTCGCTTCCGTGGCGATGAAAAACTACAAGACTCATTTCTCCAACCACGATGAAGAAAGGTTTGGCGAGTATCTCGAAAAGGTGAAGTCCGGCAAAGCCACGATTGCAGCTGGCGCATTGCTTCCTCACAAGATAATCGAATCGTTGAATGATGAAGAGGACGGCGAAGTGGCGGAGCTGCAGTGGAGGAGAATGGTGGATGATATGTCGAAAATTGGGAAATTGAGCAATTGCCTTGCAATCAGTGATGTTTCAATGAGTATGGAAGGGATTCCGATGAAGGTATCGGTGGCGCTAGGGATTTTGGTATCGGAATTGAGCGAGGAGCCATGGAAGGGGAAGATCATCACTTTCAGCGAAACACCAGAGCTTCATATAATGGAAGGGGAGAGCTTGAAATCGAAGACTGAGTTTATTGAACGTATGGATTGGGGATTGAACACTGATTTCCAGAAGGTGTTTGATGTGATACTTGAAGTGGCGGTGAAAGGGAAGCTGAAGGCGGAGGAGATGATAAAGAGGTTGTTTGTGTTTAGTGATATGGAATTTGATGAGGCGTCGGCGAATCCTTGGGAGACGGATTATGAGGCGATAGTGAGGAAGTTTAAGGAGAAGGGATACGGAGAATGTGTGCCGGAGATTGTGTTTTGGAATCTGAGGGACTCGAGGGCGACACCGGTGCCAGGGAATCGGGAAGGGGTGGCGCTAGTGAGCGGATACTCGAAGAATTTGATGAAAATATTTCTTGAAGAGGGAGGAATTATGGATCCAGTGAAGGTGATGGATGCAGCAATTGCTGGGAAAAAATATGAGAAACTGGTTGTCTTGGATTGA
- the LOC121786050 gene encoding mitochondrial import receptor subunit TOM7-1-like yields the protein MASRVSLKAGKGKVVRKSAAADEEEGSVAAAGKFVKEWSTWAMKKAKVVTHYGFIPLVIIIGMNSDPKPSLSQLLSPV from the coding sequence ATGGCTTCGAGGGTGTCTCTGAAGGCCGGAAAGGGAAAGGTCGTCAGGAAATCCGCggcggcggacgaggaggagggttCCGTGGCGGCGGCCGGGAAGTTCGTCAAGGAGTGGAGCACCTGGGCCATGAAGAAGGCCAAAGTCGTCACTCACTACGGCTTCATCCCGTTGGTCATCATCATCGGCATGAATTCGGACCCCAAGCCATCTCTCTCGCAGCTCCTCAGCCCCGTGTAA
- the LOC121786176 gene encoding methyl-CpG-binding domain-containing protein 2-like isoform X1, giving the protein MFHRFRFAFFCVVEFWNPSSEERSSRRRVMEPHSLKVTIKLKSDKPSNNSLATDDHLSDVGEKSRALNSCHPGSLAANSQDPVDFSSAGGLENQTRKDEENPSDISQYQLVLYNPSTNGSGEAEFPGPINARPISSHRQHQRTLSVGAFTVQCSNCFQWRFIPTKEKYEEIRESIMKLPFVCEVAREWRPDISCEDPPDLVQDKSRLWAIDKPSIARTPDGWDRLLRFRGEGSSKFADVYYVSPSGKRFRSMVEIQRYLEENPVYKEQGVSLSQFSFQTPRPLHENYLRKRSKPTSDAGDLGMSRFPYPSEDLPMPWYAHTDFQLTKPRPSADYPESPDLKPKTQTAKKQKTQSKKSVNGDLFRSPTSFNVEDPKQL; this is encoded by the exons ATGTTCCACAGATTTCGATTTGCATTTTTCTGTGTTGTTGAATTCTGGAATCCTA GCAGTGAAGAGAGAAGCTCAAGGAGAAGAGTAATGGAGCCACATTCATTAAAAGTTACAATCAAGTTGAAAAGTGATAAACCTTCGAACAACTCTTTGGCAACTGATGATCACCTGAGTGATGTGGGTGAGAAGTCCAGAGCCCTAAATAGTTGTCATCCAGGCAGTCTGGCAGCCAATTCTCAAGATCCAGTTGATTTTAGTTCTGCGGGAGGGTTAGAAAATCAAACCAGGAAAGATGAAGAAAACCCATCTGATATTTCTCAGTACCAATTGGTGCTTTATAACCCTAGTACTAATGGATCTGGTGAAGCTGAGTTCCCAGGTCCGATTAATGCTCGACCTATATCCTCTCATagacaacatcagagaactctATCTGTGGGAGCTTTCACTGTTCAATGCTCCAACTGCTTCCAATGGAGGTTCATTCCGACAAAGGAGAAGTATGAAGAAATACGAGAGTCTATTATGAAACTGCCTTTCGTCTGTGAAGTAGCTAGGGAATGGCGACCTGACATATCATGTGAAGATCCACCCGATCTAGTGCAGGATAAGAGTAGGCTTTGGGCAATTGATAAACCTAGTATTGCTCGAACCCCTGATGGTTGGGATCGGCTTCTCAGATTCAGAGGTGAAGGAAGCAGCAAGTTTGCAGATGT GTATTATGTTTCACCATCAGGCAAGAGATTTCGTTCAATGGTGGAAATTCAGAG GTACCTTGAAGAGAACCCGGTGTACAAAGAGCAAGGTGTTAGCTTGTCACAATTTTCCTTTCAGACCCCTAGACCTTTGCATGAAAACTATCTCCGGAAGCGTTCTAAGCCTACAAGTGATGCTGGAGATCTTGGGATGTCAAGATTTCCTTATCCTTCAGAAG ATCTGCCCATGCCATGGTATGCACACACAGACTTCCAGCTCACTAAACCACGCCCATCGGCTGACTATCCAGAGTCACCTGATCTGAAGCCGAAAACTCAAACAGCAAAGAAGCAAAAAACACAATCCAAAAAGAGTGTGAATGGTGATTTATTCCGTAGCCCGACATCTTTCAATGTGGAAGATCCCAAACAGCTTTGA
- the LOC121786176 gene encoding methyl-CpG-binding domain-containing protein 2-like isoform X2 — translation MEPHSLKVTIKLKSDKPSNNSLATDDHLSDVGEKSRALNSCHPGSLAANSQDPVDFSSAGGLENQTRKDEENPSDISQYQLVLYNPSTNGSGEAEFPGPINARPISSHRQHQRTLSVGAFTVQCSNCFQWRFIPTKEKYEEIRESIMKLPFVCEVAREWRPDISCEDPPDLVQDKSRLWAIDKPSIARTPDGWDRLLRFRGEGSSKFADVYYVSPSGKRFRSMVEIQRYLEENPVYKEQGVSLSQFSFQTPRPLHENYLRKRSKPTSDAGDLGMSRFPYPSEDLPMPWYAHTDFQLTKPRPSADYPESPDLKPKTQTAKKQKTQSKKSVNGDLFRSPTSFNVEDPKQL, via the exons ATGGAGCCACATTCATTAAAAGTTACAATCAAGTTGAAAAGTGATAAACCTTCGAACAACTCTTTGGCAACTGATGATCACCTGAGTGATGTGGGTGAGAAGTCCAGAGCCCTAAATAGTTGTCATCCAGGCAGTCTGGCAGCCAATTCTCAAGATCCAGTTGATTTTAGTTCTGCGGGAGGGTTAGAAAATCAAACCAGGAAAGATGAAGAAAACCCATCTGATATTTCTCAGTACCAATTGGTGCTTTATAACCCTAGTACTAATGGATCTGGTGAAGCTGAGTTCCCAGGTCCGATTAATGCTCGACCTATATCCTCTCATagacaacatcagagaactctATCTGTGGGAGCTTTCACTGTTCAATGCTCCAACTGCTTCCAATGGAGGTTCATTCCGACAAAGGAGAAGTATGAAGAAATACGAGAGTCTATTATGAAACTGCCTTTCGTCTGTGAAGTAGCTAGGGAATGGCGACCTGACATATCATGTGAAGATCCACCCGATCTAGTGCAGGATAAGAGTAGGCTTTGGGCAATTGATAAACCTAGTATTGCTCGAACCCCTGATGGTTGGGATCGGCTTCTCAGATTCAGAGGTGAAGGAAGCAGCAAGTTTGCAGATGT GTATTATGTTTCACCATCAGGCAAGAGATTTCGTTCAATGGTGGAAATTCAGAG GTACCTTGAAGAGAACCCGGTGTACAAAGAGCAAGGTGTTAGCTTGTCACAATTTTCCTTTCAGACCCCTAGACCTTTGCATGAAAACTATCTCCGGAAGCGTTCTAAGCCTACAAGTGATGCTGGAGATCTTGGGATGTCAAGATTTCCTTATCCTTCAGAAG ATCTGCCCATGCCATGGTATGCACACACAGACTTCCAGCTCACTAAACCACGCCCATCGGCTGACTATCCAGAGTCACCTGATCTGAAGCCGAAAACTCAAACAGCAAAGAAGCAAAAAACACAATCCAAAAAGAGTGTGAATGGTGATTTATTCCGTAGCCCGACATCTTTCAATGTGGAAGATCCCAAACAGCTTTGA